The DNA region CCGGCCGCGCGCCGAATGGACCTGATAGCCGTGCGGCACATCTCGCGGTCCCCAGACCCAGCTGCCTGGAGACGCCGTGATCACGTCGTCCCCGACGAAGACGCTGTACTCACCCTCGAGGACATAGAACGCTTCGTCCTCGCGGTGATGCACATGGAGAGGGGGCACGGCGCCTCCCTGACCTGTCACTTCGACTGCACCGACAACGCCGTTGGTATCGGTCGACGACGCGACGATGGCGATCGTCTGCTTGAAGAGCCGGATTGACAGCTTGCCCTCCTTGCCGAGATTTCTCGTGCACCAGAATGGTTGATCAGGGCAACCCGCGACGCTCGTCCCTTCAACGCCCTGCACGACTGTGGTATGCGCGTTCGCGGACGCACGCCGTTGTCGACGGGCCGACGGCCGCTGCACCATTCGTCTGTCAAGGTGGCGGGGTGGCTGAGCAGCAGCTCGATGGTGGGATCGCGAACGCGGGTCGGGTGGTCCGCGTCGGTCCGCATGTTGTTCGCCCCTCGAGTCCGCACTCGGGTTCGATCCACGCCTTCCTGCGGGCGGTGAGGCACGCCGGCTTCGAGGGCGCCTCGTCACCAGTCGGCATCGACGAGGACGGACGCGAGCGCCTCGTGTTCATCGACGGCGAGGTCCCCGTGGCGCCCTATCCGCACTGGAGCCAGTCCGACACCGCGCTGGCGTCCATCGCCAGGCTGCTGCGCGGCCTGCACGACGCTGCCCGCGGGTTCGACCCTCGGGGTCTCACCTGGGACGACAGTCTGGCTGACCCTGCGGGCGGGACGCTCGTGTGCCACAACGACGTGGAGCTTTCGAACGTCGTCTTCCGTGACGGCATCGCCGTGGCG from Euzebyales bacterium includes:
- a CDS encoding phosphotransferase produces the protein MAEQQLDGGIANAGRVVRVGPHVVRPSSPHSGSIHAFLRAVRHAGFEGASSPVGIDEDGRERLVFIDGEVPVAPYPHWSQSDTALASIARLLRGLHDAARGFDPRGLTWDDSLADPAGGTLVCHNDVELSNVVFRDGIAVALLDFEFAAPGRPVYDLAQLARLCVPIDDDFDQARLGWRPADRPARLRLVADAYGLDRDGRAELLTAMDDAIDRIEAAVRRRVDAGDPNAAAMSKRTGGMEKYDRRRRWWTEHHDQFAAALL
- a CDS encoding cupin domain-containing protein, producing MQGVEGTSVAGCPDQPFWCTRNLGKEGKLSIRLFKQTIAIVASSTDTNGVVGAVEVTGQGGAVPPLHVHHREDEAFYVLEGEYSVFVGDDVITASPGSWVWGPRDVPHGYQVHSARGRHLSVMMPGGFEAFFEEVAAIATPDADPRHEMSRLAAVAARYGVELLGPPPAPT